A genomic segment from Aspergillus puulaauensis MK2 DNA, chromosome 1, nearly complete sequence encodes:
- the ALD5_2 gene encoding aldehyde dehydrogenase family protein (COG:C;~EggNog:ENOG410PFKN;~InterPro:IPR015590,IPR029510,IPR016160,IPR016161, IPR016162,IPR016163;~PFAM:PF00171;~go_function: GO:0016491 - oxidoreductase activity [Evidence IEA];~go_function: GO:0016620 - oxidoreductase activity, acting on the aldehyde or oxo group of donors, NAD or NADP as acceptor [Evidence IEA];~go_process: GO:0055114 - oxidation-reduction process [Evidence IEA]), with protein sequence MALSQTIKTPAVSYEQPLGLFINNEFVKGVDGKTFETINPHNEKPIVAVHEGTEKDVDIAVKAARAALEGEWKQITPSNRGRLLTRLADLLERDSNTVAAIEALDNGKGVSMAKGDVAASAGCLRYYGGWADKIYGQTIDTDTGSLTYTRHEPVGVCGQIIPWNFPLLMFAWKIGPAIATGNTVVMKTAEQTPLSALYVAALIKEAGFPPGVINVISGFGRTAGAAIASHMDIDKVAFTGSTLVGRQILQAAAKSNLKKVTLELGGKSPNIILPDANLEEAIGWVNLGIFFNHGQCCCAGSRILVHEAIYDEFLSLFKKRAEQNNVGDPFNPDTFQGPQVSQIQYDRIMGYIEAGKKAGAKVITGGSRHGGEGYYIQPTIFADVDENMTIVKEEIFGPVCTVQKVRSEEEAIRMANDTNYGLAAAVHTTNINAAIRVSNELKAGTVWVNNYNTLHYQMPFGGFKESGLGRELGSYALENYTEIKTVRVQLSKS encoded by the exons ATGGCTCTGTCCCAGACTATCAAGACCCCCGCGGTCTCTTATGAGCAACCCTTAGGACT GTTCATCAACAACGAATTTGTCAAAGGCGTTGACGGCAAAACCTTCGAAACAATCAACCCTCACAACGAGAAGCCCATCGTCGCCGTCCACGAAGGCACGGAGAAAgacgtcgacatcgccgTGAAAGCTGCCCGCGCTGCACTTGAAGGCGAATGGAAACAGATTACCCCTTCCAACCGCGGCCGTCTCCTCACCCGCCTCGCCGACCTCCTAGAACGTGACAGCAATACGGTAGCCGCCATCGAAGCCCTCGATAACGGCAAGGGTGTGTCAATGGCCAAAGGTGATGTCGCAGCCTCGGCAGGATGTCTTCGCTACTATGGCGGCTGGGCAGACAAGATCTATGGTCAGACAATCGATACAGACACGGGCAGCTTGACCTATACAAGGCACGAACCTGTCGGTGTCTGTGGACAGATTATCCCGTGGAACTTTCCGCTGCTTATGTTTGCATGGAAAATTGGGCCGGCCATTGCGACGGGAAACACAGTCGTTATGAAGACCGCGGAGCAGACGCCACTATCAGCTCTATATGTGGCTGCTCTTATTAAGGAGGCGGGGTTCCCTCCTGGCGTGATTAACGTCATTTCAGGGTTCGGAAGAACGGCGGGCGCGGCAATTGCTTCGCATATGGATATTGATAAGGTCGCCTTCACCGGGTCGACCCTTGTTGGCCGACAGATCCTGcaggcagcagcaaagaGCAACTTGAAAAAAGTTACGCTCGAACTTGGTGGCAAGTCGCCGAATATTATTTTGCCCGACGCAAATCTGGAAGAGGCGATTGGGTGGGTGAACctggggatcttcttcaaccacggACAATGTTGCTGTGCGGGCTCGAGGATCCTGGTGCACGAGGCTATCTATGATGAATTCCTGTCGCTGTTCAAGAAGCGCGCTGAGCAGAACAATGTCGGAGACCCGTTCAACCCTGACACTTTCCAGGGCCCACAGGTGTCGCAGATACAATATGATCGGATCATGGGCTATATTGAGGCCGGAAAGAAGGCGGGAGCCAAGGTCATCACTGGTGGCAGCCGACATGGTGGCGAAGGGTATTACATCCAGCCGACGATCTttgcggatgttgatgagaataTGACGATCGTAAAGGAGGAGATCTTCGGACCGGTGTGCACTGTGCAGAAAGTCCGcagcgaagaggaggcgatTCGCATGGCGAACGACACGAACTATG GCCTCGCTGCAGCTGTCCACACCACAAATATCAACGCCGCCATCAGAGTATCAAACGAACTCAAGGCGGG AACCGTCTGGGTGAACAACTACAACACGCTGCACTACCAGATGCCGTTTGGTGGTTTCAAGGAGTCGGGACTGGGCCGCGAACTGGGGTCGTACGCGCTGGAGAACTACACGGAGATCAAGACGGTCCGGGTGCAGCTTTCGAAGTCGTAG